A portion of the Paucilactobacillus hokkaidonensis JCM 18461 genome contains these proteins:
- a CDS encoding VTT domain-containing protein, whose translation MDQIVYALTHIQDLVLPLLNWLGPWSYVVLFILIFMETGLVVFPWLPGESLVFVTSALAAVAGSKLNIFTLIIVFFSAAFMGDTVNFHIGKFLLRWPFFQRHFAGHNLHRAEVFFKRHGMKAVVFGRFIPLVRTFVPLVAGTSKFKQTKFMLANFLGVTLWVTAGSMLGYFFGTIPFVQSNLSLIILGIALVAIMPASIIWLFKVIRRHIITRNMS comes from the coding sequence ATGGATCAAATAGTATATGCATTAACTCATATTCAGGATTTGGTCTTACCACTACTCAATTGGCTCGGGCCTTGGAGCTATGTGGTTTTATTTATCTTGATCTTCATGGAAACTGGTTTGGTTGTGTTTCCTTGGCTCCCTGGTGAATCACTAGTCTTTGTCACCAGTGCATTAGCAGCCGTTGCCGGTTCAAAGCTCAATATCTTTACGTTAATTATCGTGTTTTTCTCGGCTGCTTTTATGGGTGATACAGTCAACTTTCATATTGGAAAATTTTTACTCCGCTGGCCTTTTTTTCAGAGGCATTTTGCTGGGCATAATTTACATCGGGCAGAAGTTTTTTTCAAGCGCCACGGTATGAAGGCGGTTGTCTTTGGCCGTTTTATCCCGCTGGTCCGGACATTTGTTCCGCTGGTTGCCGGTACTTCCAAATTCAAACAAACTAAGTTCATGCTGGCTAATTTTTTGGGGGTTACCTTGTGGGTCACTGCCGGTAGTATGCTCGGTTATTTCTTCGGTACAATTCCGTTTGTACAGTCAAACCTATCATTAATTATTCTGGGAATTGCCTTAGTAGCAATTATGCCCGCTTCGATTATTTGGCTGTTTAAAGTAATTCGGCGACATATCATTACGCGCAATATGTCTTAA